The DNA sequence GCATACTGGAGTGTACGCCCTCCCCCTAATGTAGTCCTCACCCCTTCCTGATGTTTCAGAATGAAGGACTCGGCATTGAAGGTTCTttatctgcataataaccagcttcTAGCTGGAGGGCTGCATGCAGGGAAGGTCATTAAAGGTTGGTGATGAAACATGACCCACTTTCCTTGGTCTCTATACACTCTGAGGGGAGGGGGCCTGAAGAGGGCTTAGAATAGTCATACAGGTGAGCACAGGCCTACAGAGCCCAGGCATTCGGGCAGCACAAACCAGCCTCTAAGCAAAGGCAAATAAAATACCACACCTCTCAGCAAAGGGAAGACACAGGCTCTGGGGCCACCTGAAGCTTCTATGCAGAAGTGGGAATGTTTTCCAAGAGGCTTGTCTTGTCATTCCCTTACAGGTGGATTTAGGTCAAGCATTGCATTCCCTGGGAGCCAGTACCAAGCAGAGAACTAAAGTAAACTCTCTACACCTTTTTTCCCATATGGGAGTCAGTTTCTGCCTCTCCACCCTGGGTCCCCTCTGCTCTCTGAAGATCCTCAGTCACTCAgagtgggagggacccagagaaCAGGTGGCATTGTTGGACCTCCTGCTTGCTCACTCTGCCCCACGCACTGCAACAGGTCCCTCTCTAAAATAGTTCACACCTGCCCACCTGGCGCACATTTGCTGAGCACAGATGCCAGGTAGATATTCAGCTAGgccatatgtgtatgtgtgtgcttacTGGTGTATGTACGTGTACATGGAGGCATATATGTgtaagcatatgtgtgcatgaaTGTATCTGTGCATAACCATGTATGTGTGAATGCAGGTATgaatgtgtgagcatgtgtgtatatgtatatgtgtgcctgcatgtatctgtgtgtgtatttggggTGTGCATATATGTGTCTGATGTATGTGGGTGGTGAGGGGATGTACAGAGAGGAATGAGACCCTCTTTTGCTCTCAGCAGCCTCACAGGGTGTAGAAAGTTGTCCAAACAACTCCAAAGGGGGGCTCATCAAGACAGGCTTCAGAAAAAGGCCTGAGACCCAACGGACCTTTTTAAAGGAGGGGGTTGCATCTATTTTGGGGTATAGAGGCTTGAAGATTTGACCCTGAACTagagggtggggtggaggtggtaCAATGTGCTTCCATGCCTTGATGTCCGCTCTGGGCCAGTGGACAGGAGAGGCCATGTCATGACAGCTGCTGAGAGGCCTCCCTTCTGCCCAGCCTGGGGGCAGGCCGTCTCACAGCAGTCCTGTGCCCCAGAGCCCAGGCCAGTGGCAGAAGGAGGGAAAGGCATCCAGGGCCCTGATCTGGCCTCCTTCCCACAGGTGAAGAGATCAGCGTGGTCCCCAATCGGTGGCTGGATGCCAGCCTGTCCCCCGTCATCCTGGGCGTCCAGGGTGGAAGCCAATGCCTGTCATGTGGGGCGGGGCAGGAGCCGACTCTAACACTAGAGGTGAGACTTGGGGCATCCTCACTGGGGACTGAGCCACAGATGCTGAGCCCACTGAAGCTGGGCAGCCCACAGCCCTGGTGCTGTGGGACACCCTGGAGGGATTCTGTTGATGgcagctctgcctcctccctaAGGACCCTGGCCAgccctccctctgcccctgcTTCTGCCCTcacctgccctgccctcctctgCCGGCAGCCAGTGAACATCATGGAGCTCTATCTTGGCGCCAAGGAATCCAAGAGCTTCACCTTCTACCGGCGGGACATGGGGCTCACCTCCAGCTTCGAGTCGGCCGCCTACCCGGGCTGGTTCCTGTGCACGGTGCCTGAAGCTGATCAGCCTGTCAGACTCACCCAGCTTCCCGACAATGCCGGCTGGAATGCCCCCATCACAGACTTCTACTTCCAGCAGTGTGACTAGGGCAATATGCCCCCCAGAACTCCCTGGGCAGACCAGCTCGGGTGAGGGGTGAGTGGAGGAGACCCATGGCGGACGATCACTCTCTCTGCTCTCAGGACCCCCACCTCTGACTTACTGGGCACCTGGCCACCTTCTCTTCTGGTTCCCAGTTTGGGTAAATTCTGAGATTTGGAGCTCAGTCCATGGTCCTCCCCTGCCGGATGGTGCTACTGCTGTGGAACCTTGTAAAAACCATGTGGGGTAAACTGGgaataacatgaaaatatttctatgGGGGTTGGGTGGGGGAGTGGTGGGAATCATTCCTGCTTAATGGTAACTGACCAGTGTTACCCTGAGCCCCACAGGCCAATCTGTCCCCAGTTGAGCCTTACAGGATCAGTAGCTCTCCACATGAAGTCCTGTCACTCACCATTGTGCAGGAGAGGGAGGTGGTCATAGAGTTAGGGATCCATGGCCCTCGGCCCAGCCCCACCCCCTTCCCTTTAATCTTGACACTGTCATATGCTACCTTTTCTATCTCTACCCTCATCCTCTTGCTGTGGGCCTGAGGAGGTGGTGATGTCAGAGGAAATGGCTCGAGCtcagaagataaaaaataagcAGGGCATGCCGATCCTTTTCTAAAAACCCAAGATACAATCAAAATCCCAGATGCTGGTCTCTAGTCCCATGAAAAAGTGCTTGTGACATACTGAGAAGAGCAACTTACAAAGTGGCATATAttgcaatttattttaatttaaaaatacctatttATATATTGCTTCATAGTAAAAAGGTCTGGAAGAGTTTACTTCAATTGTAGCAATGCCAGGGTGGTGGCAGTAtaggtgatttttcttttaattcttttcatttatctGCATTTCCTAATTTTTCTACGATGAAGATCAACTGCTTGTataataacaagaaaagaaattaatcttGAGGTAACCAGAGTAGACATCATCTCTGATTGCCCTCAGCCTCCACTTCCCCAGAGTTAAATTCAAACTGAATTGAGCTCTGCTGCTCTGGTTTGTTGTTGTAGTGATCAGGAAACAGATCTCAGCAAAGCCACTGAGGAGAAGGCTGTGATGAGTTTGTGTGGCTGGAATCTCCTGGGTAAGGAACTTAGAGAACAAAAATCATCTGGTAATTCTTTCCTAGAAGGATCACAGACCCTGGGATTGCAAGGCTTGGGATCCAGTCTCTAAGAAGACTGCTGTACTGATTGAAGAGTGTCCCCTGCAAATTCACATCCTTCTTGGAATCTCGGTCTGTGAGCTTATTTGGAGATAAAGTCTCTGCAGATGCAGTTAGTTAAGACGAGGTCATGCTGGATGAAGGTAAACCtaaattcaatatgactggtatccttgtATGAAAAGGagaggacacagagacacagaggagaTGCAGGGAAGAAGACTATGTAAAGACGAAGGCAGAGAtaggagtgatgcagccacaagccaagaaacacCAAGGATTGTGGCAACCATCAGAAGCttggaagaggcaaagaagaaTTCTTCCTTAGAGCTTTTAGAGGGATCACGGCTCTGCTGAAACCttaatctcagacttctagcctcctgaatgaagaaagaataaatttcgactgttttaagccaccaaggaTAGTTGGTTTTGGCAGCTCTCGAAAATGAATACAGCTGCTAAAATGATCCCTGTCTCCTCGTGTTCACATTCTGTGTGTATCCCCTCCCACAATGTACCAGAGTTGTCTTCGTGActaatagaatatggcagaaCTGATGGCCTGCCACTTCcaagattaggttataaaagacaCTGCAGCTTCTacttgcgctctctctctctgccacccacTGCCCCCCAGTCTATCTTGGCTCACTCGCTCTGGGGGAAGCTAGCTGCCGTGCTATGAGTAGGCCTGTAAAGAGACTTATGTGGTAAAAAACGAAGTCTCCTGCCCACAGCCACATAAGTGAACCTAGAAGCAGAGGCTCTGTGAGATAATCAAAGTTCGTTGTTCTAAGTTGCTCAGTTTTGGTCTAAtgtgttatgcagcaatagataactaatatgcagagaaagagaaacaaatgcaTTCGTTTTATTATTGCAATTTTTtccaatactttttattttctttctcacaatGAACAACTATCCTTCATTCACCCAAATATTCTATTTAAAAGCCAATAATACAACATTTGTTGAATCACCTGGTTCTGCAAGGTTGAGATCCTCTAGTCTTATGTGCCAGGAATCGACtccagtgtccccacccaaaccctGGGGAATGGGAGCAGAAGCCAGAGGAGGAGCCCATATCTGAGCCCCAGGTATTCCACCTGCACCTCGCCTGTCGGACCAGCTTGGTAGGTTGAGAGTCCACTGAGGCACTAGCAAGGAGGTGGCCGGGACAGACGGGGCTGCCTCTATGGGCCTCGCCAGCTCCAGCCCAGATTCAACTGAAGTCCTCAGGCAACAGGCAGCACAGCTCCTACCCCAGGCCTCTCAGGGCTGCCAAGAACATAAGCTCTGGATGCCAGGCTGTGTTTCAGACCCTGTTCACACTCTGTTTGTCCATGGGCCCAGAACTtgtgttgttttgcttttggGTCCTCCATCCATCCTCTCTGCCTAGATAAATCTCTCATCTTTCAATACCCTGCTAAgatgtcacctcctccaagaagctttTACTGAGTTGAGACCCCCCCAGCTCTCTGATCTGGCAATGTTTTGTGCACACCTCCCTGCACTGTAGTACCTTAACTTGGAGTCTGTGGACCCTGGGATGACCTTAAGGTTAGGGACGTATAAGTTTGTCTCTTAGCACCTTGCATAATGCTTGACACATAATGGAAACACAATGAGTATATAATGTGGAAACTATTTCTCCACCCTGGAatattctctccctcttctctacCCATCTAAACAGGCCCACCCTTAAGGGAGCAGCTTAAATTCCACCCCATTCTTGAAGGTTTCTCCAGCCTGAATTTGTTGCTTCCTCATTTGTAGAATGACAGAACTCAGAAGAGCTTTAGCCAGGATGAGCCGACAAAAGTCAGTAGTAAAAGGAGGAATATAAAATGCCTCCTTCAGGAATGTACGGGCTGGACATCATGACCATACAAGTGAAAAAGAGTTAGTGGCTTTGGATTTCTGCAATTTTGTTATAAATCACTGGTCTGGACCTGTATTTACAGAGATGCAATACTCACATCATGCGGGGTTTGTATAATTGCAGACACTGAGGAGCAGAGAATGTTCCAAGGTCAGGCTGTAGGGAAGAGGCTACAATGTGGGAGGTATTATCCTGAAAAAAGCAATGCACAGGGAGCCCTCTTCAAGCACTTAAAGGCTTTCCACTTAGAAGAATATGCTTGTTCTGTGTAATTCGAGAACACACAAGCAGAACCAATGGGTGCAAATTATGTGGAGGCTGTTTTTCCTATATGATCCCCATATTTTAACCACAAAGACCACAAACATTGGTAGTGCTTCTTCAAGAGGTTGTGTGGTCCCTGACCCTGGAGGTGTTGAGGCAGAGCCTAATTAACCAATTTCTCAGGGATGCCATAGCACAGATTTCTCCAATTGGAGGGAGACTATGATTCCATGtctatgagatggagtttcactctgttgcccgggctggagtacagtggtgcaatcttggcccactgcaacctctgcctcccaggttcaagtggttctcctgcctcagcctcctgagtagctaggcctacaggtgcatgccaccatgtctggctaatttttgtatttttagtagacacgaggtttcaccatgttggccaggctggtcttgagctcctgaccttaagtgatctgcctgccttggcctcccaaagtgttgggatacaggcgtgaaccaccacgcccggcctaaagtcCTTTcaattctaagattttttttgcCCAAGGAGCTTCTCTGACACTATTGTTTCCAACATGCCCTTGGCCCACAGCTTAGAGACACATAATGAGAGAGTCTGGTCTTCTTAATTATCCTTCCAAGTGTTTATGACTTAGTTCCTCAGCTAGACTGTAAAACTACTTAACAACCGGGACTGTGTATTGAATGTCTTTGTCACACAGCAGTGTAAATGCTGGGTAAACACTCATTGGTTGCCTGACATAGTAACTCATGCTTTAATTCTTCCTATAGAAGGGTAAGAGATTGGGAGAGTGGAAGAAGAATGATCACTGGCCTCAGAAAGCAGACATCTGGTCCCATTTCTGCCcatcttttctcatttctcataCTGTAGGCATCTGAGTCTTAGACCCACCTATCCTACTTCCTCAAGAAGTCCTTGGTGGAACTTTGCAAATGACCAAAGAGGAAGAATTACAATAAGGTTGTTAGTTTCCAGAGAACATTACACCTAAGCTTCTCCACCCTtgtgatggaaggatggatggatggacagatggatggatagatggatggatggatggatggatggatggatggatggacagaaggacagaagggtggatggatggatggatgaatggatggatggatggaagaatggacaGATGGGcagatagatggacagatgggtggccgggtgggtagatggatggatgaattgagTCAAGTAATGTCAATTAGAGACCTGAGTGTTCTTTCCTGTGTGCTCTGCTCACACTGCCATATTTCCCATGGCACATGATGGCTGCTCAGTCTCAGGGTGAATCTGAGGTCAGTATCTTTGCAGTTGGGTTTCCTTAGATGTTCTGTCCCATTAAGCCGGTGCCAACTAATTAAACCCACTGAAAAGCAGAGACTCCCTTCTCATCTTTCCAAACAGAGCCACACTCACAGTGCTATCAGCCCCTTCTCTTACTCTGGTTGTCTGGCCACAGCCTGGATTCAGCCATCAGAGTTCATTCTGTCCTTGGGTTTGCCAGACATACTCTCTCTTGCATTCACCAGCTCTTCAAGCCTAGGATGGAGCCTCGCGGGGCACCAAAGATGTCTGACCCCAGCACTGTTTATCTGGCTGCAAACCCACTAATAACATAGTCAATGACAGTAGGTACAGAGCAGGGGCCCCATACCTTGTTTCTGCCAAGGCTTTATGGATGACTCTCTCCCCCTTCAACAAGTGCTCATTAATATTCCCACCATCTTATTATTCATACTGTATCAAAGACATTGTGAAATCCCCAGGCTCTTCTTCCTTCATGTCCTGCAGCCAATTATAGAGATTGGTGCAGGCCTGACCCACCCTTACCAGAGAGTATAAACACAGTGCAATGCCCTGGAGAAATCAGTTGGAGTCTCCAGGGATAAGGGTTCCAGGCACCCAGGATCTGCAGGTCAGTGATGGACAGGcagtattctctctctcttttctttcttttctgctctCTCCTGTCAATATCTCTGATAGGCCCTCTATCCCTTCACTCCTCCTGGCAAGCTGTCTAGGTAACAAGATATTCCCCTCATAGAACATGGTGGGACATCAAAAACATTTAGGAGCACATAAAGGGATTTGAGGAGAAGGAATAGGTTAAGCCAAATCAAGATTTTTTAACTACTTAGAACTACTGACTTTAGAAAGTCATCTCAAAAGAAACCATCTGGGCCAGTGGTATTCAAACTGTGGTGGAAGCTTaagagttgttttttctttaatttttaaaatttatttatttatttatttatttatttatttatttatttatttattttttgctcctTCGGAGCTCCTCAGTGTCTTCTTTGTAGGCAAGAGAAATACTAGCAGGTCTCCATTGCTTCCTGTGTCAGCAAAGCAGGTGCCCTTTATCCTTTATACAATCATTAGAATTCTGCATAAAATTGTATTGTGCAACTTAAAACAGTTTTGAAAGATAGCTTACTCAATCTTTCCATCCAATGATAATAAGTTGAAGGCCCAGGGATAAAAGGTGGCAAGATAAATTGGTAGCAGAGCTAGGTCTAGGACTCAGCCTTTCTAGTCAATGTCTGCTGTGTGTGTTTCTATGTCCTGGCCGTAAGGACCAGGGTATTTCAATTAGGGTGGTTGGAGAGAGCTTCAAGTGAGCTGTAAGCCATGCTTCATGACTTCAAGATCTTATTAACTTTTATAAGGGAAACGAATGTCTTTATGTACAACAATAAATAATACAGTAAAATTTAATAGGAGCTCAGAGTAGAGTTACAATAGTAAGGGAAAGATTCATTAAACTCTGACTCATGGAATTATAAATAGTTTGGCCTAGAAAGAACCTTCATAACCACATAATCTAATCCCATGAATTTATAGATGCTGAAACTGAGGGTTGGAGGTTAAAAGACATAACCCCGTATGTCTAAACTGTAACTCTGCACTGGTAATTAATTTGATAGAACTAGATACTGAACCCATCTATAATGATATCATCTCCAGTGATCTTAATATCAAAAGATCTGAATGGATGACAATGAGAGGGGGTGACTTTTGAGGCAGGGAGAACAATGGGACACCTGTGAGTATCTCCACTGAGAAGATAAGAAAGGAATTATGTTGCCAGGAGGCATGGTTTGGTGTCCATGGAGAAGTGAGACGCTATCACACAAGAAAATCAGCGTCAAATGGTAGCAAAATAGTCAATCACTGTAGATTATAGAGCTGGGCAGGGATGTGGTGAAAAAAGCCTTTAGAACGTGGGTGCAGATTCCTCACATAGGTTGGAATGAATGAAAGGTAGAAAAACCAGGAATACAAGTACAGTAGTAATGGTGATTAAGAACACAAagttgtattttaaagaaaaaacctaTAGGGACTTGATAAGTTAGACATTGAGTCAGGAGAAGTGGGAGATATTGTCAATGAGTCTCAGGTTTTGAATATCACTGGTGAGAAGAATATTATGACAATGAAATAGATGAAATTGGGAGGAATGTGTGGGCTGGGAGAAGATAATTAACTTAATCTTAAATATATTTGGTTGGATGTCAGCAGGATGTCCAAAGTGAGCTGTCCTGTAGGCTGCAGGAGGTAAAGTGGAATGTGCAGTCTGCATTTGGGAGGCAGTAGCCCAAGATGATCATTGCAGCTGTAGAAGTCAATGAATTGCAGCTTCATATGATGTGAAATAGAAGTGCTTAGGACCTTGTTAGCCTTAGGGGTGGTCCCAGAAGGAGGTGAAATCTACAATGGGAGAAAGAGGTGTGAAGGGAGTCATTCAATGTCAAGGGTTCCAAGGAGGCAATGACCAAATATCAAAGGAATCAAAAGAATCTTTGGATCTAGCTCCACAGAAGTTAATATTGGTCTTGGAGAGAACATGCCACATAGATACTGTGCAGGAGAATGAGGGGAGGATAGGACAGTGTGCTGTGCAAAAGAACGTGGGGAAAGCCCAAGTTTAGTTGGTAGGGGTACTTGAGCCAGGACAGGTGAATTGAGGAGGTCTGAGAGCCAGATGTCATGTCCAGGGAGaaatgagaggaagaaaagagggataCAGACTGAAGTTCAGTGAAAAGTCACTTGAGGACAATAGGGAGGGGAAGCTTTGGGGATGAGGCATGTGGCACATTAGGAAGGACTTGGCACACAGCAGAGGCTCAGCACCAAGACCCAGGCTCTCTAATGGACCAGACACTAGCTTCCTACTCCTACTCACTTCATCACAATCTATCAGAACCCAGGCAGAGGGAGCTGAATAGGGGAGCCTTTGGGAGAGACACTGTACATTCTGACTGTTGCCAGAATGGGAGGTTTCTAGGGCCCATGGGATCCAGCCGGACTGGACCAGCACTGAATTTCTTCCAGCTCTTTGAGCTGACACTGACCCAGAGTGGGAGTCATCAGCTTGCTGTCCAGCTTCACCCAGGGCCCTCCACTTAGTCTGCCCCACCTAGATCTGGGCACAGCTACCACACTGCCCACTGTCCTACTGCCACAACCAAAGAAGCCCCAGCGGTTTGGCCAAGGGGAGCCCATCACCAAGTGGGCTTACATTGAGACCATGATGCTGTTGAGTTATCTGCACTGGGGGACTGTCTGGTCCTTTAGGACTCAAAGTGCTGGCCAGGAGGAACCAGCAGCATTTGACATCACCTGGTTGCATATTTGAAATGTACAGTCTCAGGCCCCAGCCCAGGTCTGAAaaatcagaatctgtattttaacaagaaaGGCTTGTTATGTATTAATGAGTGTGAAGAATGAAAGTACACCAGTTCCCAAGCAGCCTGGCTCATTGCTGGAATCACTCTAAGTCCTACTGAATTAGAACCTTCAGCCCAGGAAATAGTAATTATACAGAGTCCCCCAGGTGATGTGGATGGGCAGGTACATTTAGGAGCAAATGACTTTAACTGaacacttcatttaaaaaatgttgaaactGACTTGATACTACAAAGAAAATTTATGTTCATTACAGGAAAATTGTtgatatgtttaaaaaattagtcatgaAGCCATAGGTAAGTGGTGTAACAACACGAGTAACATTTCTATGTATGTGTCTCTATGTGTAGATTTAAATGGAATGATAATGCACATTGGATTTATAATCTGCATTTTTCAcctaatatattttgaaaaattttatgtGATAAAACAGGCTTCTACAATATCTTTAACAAACACATACATccttatttattgaattttatcatAATTTCTTAGCCAATTACCTATTActgaaaatttagattttttcaaCTTCTCACTACTGTAAAAAATTATGCAGTGAACATTTTTGTAAGTAAACATTTGGGCAATCCATTATTTTCCCTAAGAGTAAGGGAAACACATGCAATCACAAAGTATACAGAATGCTTTAAGACTTTGATTCACAGTGCCAACGTCCCTCCAGAATTTGCACTTGTCAGTCCCTATTATCCTTCACTCTAAGTCTCAAAGTCATACCCCAAGGCCTGGGGAGAGaaaatgacttgtccaaagtGACAGTGGCAGACCCAGTACTAAAAGCCACCTTGGCTATAGTCCTGTTTCTGGAACTTGAGTGCTGAGGTGGTTGGAAGCTGTGCCCTCAGCACCCACCTGTTCCTCCTCACCTGCCCCCGCAAGGTCCCCCAGCATTACTCTATTCCTCCCTGATCCCTATTACTTTCTTCCACctgccttcttcctttctcttctctcattttctgctttcttatattttttcttctctattcccTTCTTATTTGGTAAGAATCAGATCCACTCGGTAAACCTCAGCCCTGGTCATACTTGCATTACTTTCCTGAGCTAATTTCCAGCTTCTGATTAGCTCTGGGTTTAATTCCATGCTGAATTCTGGACTGGCCTTTCCAATGGGTGATCATTTTAGGGAAGAGCTCTAGGACAGGATAACCCATTGGGAAGGAGCAGAGTCATGTGAAGCTGTGTGGCCTGGCATTTACACAGGGCCACTATCTTCACTTTAGATTGTTCGCCCTCAAAAACACAAGTGCCATTTTTCATCTGGAACAGAATGGGGGAGTTCGGACGGGCTGTTTTCAGCAGTCTTGGCCAAGCACTTCTAGTCGCTAGGAATGATGCTTTCCAACTCTCTGGGGGGACCCCACCAGCCTCACTGCTGCTGGAAACCCCTTCTAGTTGTGCTCTCTTCTTTCACTCTGGGCTCTAGTTATCTAACCCTTGACTAGTTATAGGGGTGGGGGTGTGTTGCCCCGTTGACCCAAAGGGCAGTGGGACTAGGTTTGAGCTGGGCTTATCCTCCAACTGTGAGGGAGGCTACAGCACACTCCACCCCACTCTCAGGGCTGGGAAGTGTTGTGGCTCAGCTATTTGGGGAAACTGTTTTCCGGTTTCTCAGAACCAGCGCAAGCACACACGTTCCAGGCTCACATCCCTGGTGGCTGGACTTGCTCCCGGATAACCTCAGTCAGGGAGAAGCAGAGCTGCCTGGAGCCTGCTGGGTTGGTGGAAGCCTTGGTGGATTCTGGCAGGCCAATTATAGGTGAATGACCTGGGGGACCCGTGCAGCCTGTGGCTGAGTAGTTCTGAGCCCCAGCATGTCTGCCCCTGGCTTCACCCAGCCTCCTTTTGTAACtgcccttctctcctccccatcaGTGAGGACCAGACACCACTGATTGCAGGAATGTGTTCTCTCCCCATGGCAAGATACTACATGTAAGTTGTCCTGGCATGTCCCTGCTTTCCCAACCAGGGGGTCTGGGGATCACgtgggaagaggaaaggaatgCTGAGTCAGAGGATGAGGCTCCTTCTCACCTTAGAAATTGCAAGTGCCCCATAATTAAGCTTCATCATCACCACAGTAGCAACAGCTCTTTCCTGAATGTCTGCAAGATGCCAGCCAATCTACTGCCTCATCTCGGTCCCAAAAAGTCTATAAGGGGAGtgttattaaccccattttacagagctggaagctgaggctcaaagagggTAAATAACTTCCCCCATGTCACACAGCTACCAAAAAGCAGAGCCAGGAATCAGACTGCATGTCCTTTGTGCCGCTCCATCGCCTTTCTGAAATCTCAGAAACAGTTCTGAATCTCAATGACAGCATCTTGATGGTGGTCCCTGTGGCCTTTACTCTCAGTTTGGGCTTCTAACACTTACTTACATTTCATCTCATTTGAGATTTGCATCCTTCCTTATATTTTACTACTTTGTTGTCTGTGATTTTGTCATAAGCTCCTTTGAGGAAGGAGGTGAGgcataagaaaaacaaagtaggACTCTGGGATGCATTTTCTCTGCTCCTCCCATGGACCCTGTAATGTCCAGTGTTGTGTCCTGGACACGGTGGGTGGGGAGCAGTCCTGGTCTCAAGGAGATGACAGCCCAGCTGCGAAGCAAGACACATACATAGGAAGCACACAAATGACAAAACAGATGTCAGCGCTTCAGGACAACTAGCCTGGGTTCTGGTCTCCAAACAGAATGCTGCTGGCGTGTGAGTTGTCACATCTGGGTTGTCAAGGTGGGAGGGGAAATGCCAGTTAGCAAGCCCAGGATCTTTttggaagtttatttttattgtgcaaGTGAACCTGCTTTAAACATGTACAGTCATTAGCTAAGGGTATTATCATGAGCTGCTATTGAGCTAGAAAAAATCTCCTGGAGGTGGTGGAATTGGTCCAGAGATTCCGCCCTAAAAGGTTAATGAGAGCTCTCCAGCCCTGACAGCGGCTGACAGGCATCTTTGAAATCAGCCAGGTGACTGAGTTAATAACCTGCATGACTTTAAAGTCTTTAAAATACCTGAAAAGCAACTCACACTTCAGTATACACTCAATTAATCCCCGTACTAAAgagaataaacatttataaacaaTTAGGGCAGGCCCAAAAAATTTAAGATAAGGTTCACTGTATCCTAAAGTCGTCTGAGCCGcactaagaaatttctcaggaagccaGGAACATTTTCTCTACCCCTCTGTCAGAGGGCATTGGCTCTCCATTCTCCTCTGAAGGCCTCCCCAAACCATGACAAGGCAGGAAGCACAGCCTCTGAAAAGCACGAACACGGGAGACCTTCCTTGCTTTAAGGCTGGCCTGGCCTTTACCTGCTCTTGGGAGTGATCGTTCCCCTCTTACCACCTGTGAAGGAGAGAAAATCCCCCAAATGCTCAAGTTGGTGATTCAGAGCATGGAGGTGGCAGGGCTTGGGGGCCAGTGGTGCATAAAGGGAGTGGGCCATCAGCACTGTCATACTGTTTCAGAATTAAATATGCAGACCAGAAGGCTCTATACATGAGAGATGGCCAGCTCCTGGTGGGAGATCCTGTTGCAGACAACTGCTGTGCAGGTGAGTGAGCTCCACC is a window from the Macaca mulatta isolate MMU2019108-1 chromosome 13, T2T-MMU8v2.0, whole genome shotgun sequence genome containing:
- the IL36RN gene encoding interleukin-36 receptor antagonist protein, whose protein sequence is MVLSGALCFRMKDSALKVLYLHNNQLLAGGLHAGKVIKGEEISVVPNRWLDASLSPVILGVQGGSQCLSCGAGQEPTLTLEPVNIMELYLGAKESKSFTFYRRDMGLTSSFESAAYPGWFLCTVPEADQPVRLTQLPDNAGWNAPITDFYFQQCD